One stretch of Zingiber officinale cultivar Zhangliang chromosome 6B, Zo_v1.1, whole genome shotgun sequence DNA includes these proteins:
- the LOC121991629 gene encoding zinc finger MYM-type protein 1-like — translation MNPTPTSQQPNVHGNMEEDGNQERTEGQRWVSLLGSFSSMMKISEDKESKSIVLNVDSVVCRSIVASPTSLSAARGPGPPVHRGVAHPLQQDSVHFVRDQKVIIWLFQQIMERFFKPKRFREGSSNDPNINKVVEIQSHVELDLNDIVSDPGLRKSIEEFDISIRDQVRERGRYKEDAFVKNGFINWKNALERFNLHNGAVDSCHNHARVQVESFQDQRHSVSNILRAHGRDIEVSYRIRLTAMLDVRRFLLKQGLSFRGHDESSNSLNRGNFLDGNNQMISPAIQKDLTRACASEITLSIIEDIGNNVFSLMVDESRDISVKEQMRVVLRYVNKRGQVIERFLAIVHVSDTSSRSLKDAIDALFAKHGLSLSRLRGQGYDGASNMRGEFNGLKSLILQENPYASYIHCFSHQLQLVIIVVAKSNLNASEFFNYVTMIVNTTGASCKRRDQLRQIEHNRIVVMLEGGDISTCSGKNQETNLVRPGDTRWGSHYLTLGRLLSMWPSVIQVLENICDDSSSFDSRGFAKSLIQKMENYEFVFMLHLMKMILGMTNELSLVLQQKDQNIVQAISLIESVKDQFQIFREDGWHTIIDKVNTFCELNEIPVPEMKDNCMIGGRSRRRRQVITNLHYYRVEIFYQVVDSVIQEMNTRFLEVGTELLSCIACLHPRNSFSEFNVQKLVRLCDLYPEDFSTNDCIVIEQQFQNFIHNIQQDPNFFGIEDLGSFAQKIVETQKNQAYPLVYRLIEMTLALPVATASVERVFSAMKTIKTDLRNRMGDEWMNDSLVVYIEKDIFSTIENEQILQRFQKMKSRRMQLPPLSYPTIT, via the exons ATGAATCCCACTCCTACCTCACAGCAGCCCAATGTGCATGGGAACATGGAGGAGGATGGAAATCAAGAGCGAACAGAAGGGCAGAGGTGGGTGAGTTTGTTAGGGTCATTCTCAAGCATGATGAAGATTTCTGAGGATAAAGAATCCAAATCCATAG TGTTGAATGTTGATTCCGTCGTCTGCCGGTCCATCGTGGCATCGCCGACCAGTCTGTCGGCCGCCCGCGGCCCCGGCCCGCCTGTCCACCGCGGCGTCGCCCATCCACTGCAGCAG GACTCTGTGCATTTTGTCCGGGATCAGAAGGTTATTATTTGGCTCTTCCAGCAA attatgGAGAGGTTTTTTAAACCTAAACGTTTTCGTGAGGGTTCTTCCAATGATCCTAATATTAATAAAGTTGTGGAAATTCAATCTCATGTGGAAttagatttaaatgatattgttagtGATCCTGGATTACGAAAATCAATTGAAGAGTTTGATATTTCTATTCGAGATCAAGTCCGAGAGA GAGGTCGATATAAAGAGGATGCCTTTGTAAAAAATGGATTTATTAATTGGAAAAATGCtttagaaagatttaatttgCATAATGGTGCCGTAGATAGTTGTCACAATCATGCTAGAGTACAGGTCGAATCTTTTCAAGATCAAAGACATAGTGTTTCAAATATATTACGAGCACATGGGCGAGATATAGAGGTTTCTTATCGCATCCGTTTAACAGCAATGTTGGATGTTAGGCGATTTCTTTTAAAGCAAGGACTGTCTTTCCGTGGACATGATGAGTCAAGTAATTCTTTAAATAGAGGAAACTTTCTTGA CGGAAACAATCAAATGATTTCTCCAGCAATTCAAAAAGACCTTACGCGTGCTTGTGCCTCTGAGATCACACTTTCCATAATCGAAGATATTGGAAACAATGTTTTCTCCTTAATGGTTGATGAATCTCGAGACATTTCAGTGAAGGAGCAAATGAGAGTTGTTTTGAGATATGTGAACAAAAGAGGACAGGTGATTGAACGATTCCTTGCAATTGTACATGTATCTGACACTAGCTCTCGTTCTTTGAAGGATGCTATCGATGCTTTATTTGCGAAACATGGATTATCATTATCTAGACTGAgaggtcaaggatatgatggagCTTCAAATATGCGGGGTGAATTCAATGGATTGAAATCTCTCATTTTACAAGAAAATCCATATGCAAGTTATATTCATTGTTTTTCTCACCAATTGCAGttagttattattgttgttgCCAAGAGTAATCTCAATGCGAGTGAGTTTTTTAACTATGTCACTATGATTGTTAACACAACGGGAGCATCATGTAAAAGGAGAGATCAACTTAGGCAAATTGAACATAATAGGATTGTTGTAATGTTGGAGGGTGGAGACATTAGTACATGCAGTGGcaaaaatcaagaaactaatTTAGTAAGGCCAGGAGACACTCGTTGGGGATCACACTACTTGACATTGGGTCGTCTATTATCTATGTGGCCTTCAGTGATTCAAGTGTTGGAGAATATTTGTGATGATTCTAGTTCTTTTGATAGTAGAGGGTTTGCCAAAAGTTTGATTCAGAAAATGGAGAATTATGAGTTTGTTTTCATGTTGCACTTGATGAAGATGATATTGGGAATGACAAATGAGTTGTCACTTGTGTTACAACAAAAGGATCAAAATATTGTCCAAGCCATAAGCTTGATTGAGAGTGTGAAAGATCAATTTCAAATATTTAGGGAAGACGGATGGCATACAATTATAGATAAAGTCAACACATTTTGTGAGTTGAATGAGATCCCAGTGCCGGAGATGAAAGACAATTGTATGATTGGTGGTCGTAGTAGACGTAGAAGGCAAGTCATCACCAATTTGCATTATTATCGTGTGGAGATTTTCTATCag GTTGTTGATTCAGTTATACAAGAGATGAATACTCGTTTTTTAGAAGTTGGCACAGAATTGCTTAGTTGTATAGCATGTCTTCATCCAAGGAATTCTTTTTCTGAATTCAATGTTCAGAAACTCGTTCGACTTTGTGATTTATATCCTGAGGACTTCTCAACAAATGATTGTATAGTTATTGAACAACAATTTCAGAATTTCATTCATAATATACAACAGGATCCAAATTTTTTTGGAATTGAAGATTTGGGAAGTTTTGCTCAGAAAATTGTTGAAACTCAAAAAAATCAAGCTTATCCATTGGTTTATCGTCTGATTGAGATGACATTAGCTTTACCAGTTGCGACCGCTTCTGTTGAAAGAGTATTTTCTGCGATGAAGACGATAAAGACTGATTTACGTAACAGAATGGGAGACGAGTGGATGAATGACAGTCTAGTCGTATACATCGAGAAAGATATCTTTTCAACAATTGAAAATGAGCAAATATTGCAACGTTTTCAAAAGATGAAAAGCCGCAGGATGCAGTTACCTCCTCTTTCTTATCCAACGATCACCTAA